In the Flavobacterium sp. J372 genome, one interval contains:
- the pgk gene encoding phosphoglycerate kinase — protein MKTLNDINFKGKKAVIRVDFNVPLDEDFKVTDTNRIEAASATIKKILTDAGSVILMSHLGRPKGREEKYSLKHIVDTTSEILGVKVKFVEDSIGSEVEEAAKNLQPGEVLMLENLRFYKEEEAGDKDFAKKLASLGDVYVNDAFGTAHRAHASTTIIADYFPEDKVFGELLAKEIDSLDKVLKNSEKPVTAVLGGSKVSSKITVIENILDKVDHLIIGGGMTFTFIKAQGGKIGDSICEDDKQELALEILEKAKAKNVQVHLPVDVVAADAFKNDAKTQVVDVDKIPDGWQGLDAGPKSLENFKEVILKSKTILWNGPLGVFEMENFAKGTIELGNFIAEATEKGAFSLVGGGDSVAAVKQFGLEPKMSYVSTGGGAMLEMLEGKTLPGIAAIQNA, from the coding sequence ATGAAAACACTTAATGACATCAATTTTAAAGGTAAAAAGGCTGTAATACGTGTAGATTTCAATGTTCCGCTTGATGAAGATTTTAAAGTTACCGATACCAACCGCATTGAAGCAGCGAGTGCAACGATTAAGAAAATCTTAACAGATGCCGGCAGCGTGATTTTGATGTCGCACCTGGGCCGCCCGAAAGGCAGAGAAGAAAAATATTCACTGAAGCATATTGTGGATACAACTTCTGAAATTCTGGGCGTGAAAGTAAAGTTTGTGGAAGACAGCATTGGCAGCGAAGTGGAGGAGGCAGCGAAAAACCTGCAGCCGGGTGAAGTGCTGATGCTGGAGAACCTCCGTTTCTACAAAGAAGAAGAGGCCGGCGATAAGGATTTTGCTAAAAAACTGGCAAGCCTGGGCGATGTTTACGTAAACGATGCCTTCGGTACAGCGCACAGGGCACATGCCTCAACAACAATTATTGCAGATTATTTCCCTGAAGATAAAGTGTTTGGCGAGCTTCTTGCTAAAGAAATCGACAGCCTTGACAAAGTGCTTAAAAACAGCGAGAAACCGGTGACTGCCGTTTTGGGGGGCAGCAAGGTTTCATCTAAAATTACTGTAATCGAGAATATCCTCGATAAAGTAGACCACCTGATTATCGGCGGGGGCATGACCTTCACTTTCATCAAAGCACAAGGCGGCAAGATTGGCGACAGCATCTGCGAAGATGACAAGCAGGAACTTGCACTTGAAATACTTGAGAAAGCTAAGGCTAAAAACGTGCAGGTGCATTTGCCTGTTGATGTTGTAGCGGCAGACGCATTCAAAAACGATGCTAAGACCCAGGTTGTAGATGTTGACAAAATTCCTGACGGATGGCAGGGGCTTGACGCAGGCCCTAAATCACTGGAAAACTTTAAAGAAGTGATCCTGAAGTCAAAAACTATACTTTGGAATGGCCCGCTGGGCGTATTCGAGATGGAAAACTTTGCCAAAGGCACAATAGAGCTGGGCAATTTTATAGCTGAAGCTACAGAAAAAGGCGCATTCTCATTGGTGGGCGGCGGCGACTCGGTAGCGGCGGTGAAGCAATTTGGCCTTGAGCCGAAGATGAGCTATGTGTCTACCGGCGGCGGCGCAATGCTCGAGATGCTTGAAGGCAAAACACTGCCGGGCATAGCAGCCATACAAAACGCTTAG
- a CDS encoding DNA polymerase III subunit delta' produces the protein MLFQEVLGQEHIKSHLTKTADSGRIPHAQLFIGPEGSGTLPMAIAYAQYILCGNTGSENNGANSACNLKFSNLSHPDLHFVFPVSTNSDVKSHPVSANFLKQWREFVLESPYSGLFDWYKKIDIQNKQGQIGVDEAHEIVKSLSLKAYEGGYKVMIIWMADKMNIATANKLLKMLEEPPQKTVFLLIAESTDDILQTILSRCQVLQFGPLGEKVICEALRNQQNIDEKTAAKIAHQAQGNYAKALHLLHKDDDGLPFEEWFVQWVRAAFRAKGNAAAIQDLIAWSEAIATTGRETQKQFLNFCIDMFRQALLLNYNAKELVFMEPTVENFKLENFAPFVNGTNINDIFKELSDALYHIERNGNAKIILTDLSIKLTRLIHKK, from the coding sequence ATGCTATTTCAGGAAGTATTAGGCCAGGAACACATAAAAAGCCACCTCACCAAAACCGCTGACAGCGGCCGTATACCTCATGCGCAGTTGTTCATCGGGCCCGAGGGCAGCGGCACGTTACCCATGGCCATTGCTTATGCCCAATACATTTTGTGCGGCAATACCGGCAGTGAAAATAATGGCGCCAATTCTGCCTGCAACCTGAAGTTCAGCAACTTATCACATCCTGATTTGCATTTTGTTTTCCCGGTTTCTACGAACAGCGATGTGAAGAGCCATCCCGTGAGCGCCAATTTTTTAAAGCAATGGCGCGAGTTTGTGCTGGAGTCGCCGTACAGCGGGCTTTTTGACTGGTACAAAAAAATTGACATTCAAAACAAGCAGGGCCAGATTGGCGTTGACGAGGCGCATGAAATTGTTAAGTCGTTGTCGCTGAAGGCTTACGAGGGCGGATACAAAGTGATGATTATCTGGATGGCTGATAAAATGAACATTGCGACGGCCAACAAACTCCTGAAAATGCTGGAAGAGCCGCCGCAAAAAACGGTTTTCCTGCTGATTGCCGAAAGCACTGACGATATTTTGCAGACGATACTGTCCCGCTGCCAGGTGTTGCAATTTGGGCCGCTTGGTGAGAAAGTGATTTGCGAAGCGCTTAGAAACCAACAGAATATCGATGAAAAGACCGCTGCAAAAATAGCACACCAGGCACAGGGCAACTACGCCAAAGCATTGCATTTACTGCACAAAGATGATGACGGCCTGCCTTTTGAAGAGTGGTTTGTGCAGTGGGTACGTGCCGCTTTCCGGGCTAAGGGAAATGCCGCTGCCATTCAGGATCTTATAGCCTGGAGCGAGGCCATTGCTACCACTGGCCGTGAAACGCAGAAGCAGTTCCTGAACTTTTGCATTGATATGTTCCGGCAGGCGCTTTTGCTGAATTACAACGCTAAAGAGCTGGTTTTCATGGAGCCGACCGTTGAAAATTTCAAGCTGGAAAATTTTGCGCCTTTTGTAAACGGCACCAACATCAACGATATTTTTAAAGAGCTGAGCGATGCCTTGTACCACATTGAACGAAACGGCAACGCCAAGATTATCCTTACCGACCTTTCAATAAAACTGACACGCTTAATCCATAAAAAATAA
- a CDS encoding DoxX family protein translates to MINEQLTPAILLILAFLAITFIQSGYDKVMDWKGNVEWLKGHFSKTILKNNVPQALFLVLALEVFAGAFAVIGMIEILVNGGTEFAFYAAALSCITLLFLLLGQRLAKDYDGARTIVIYFIPAVLLLSWL, encoded by the coding sequence ATGATAAACGAACAACTCACTCCTGCAATATTGTTGATCCTCGCTTTCCTGGCTATAACCTTCATACAGTCAGGCTATGACAAAGTGATGGATTGGAAGGGTAATGTGGAATGGCTTAAAGGCCATTTCAGCAAGACTATCCTAAAGAACAATGTGCCGCAGGCCTTGTTCCTGGTACTTGCCCTTGAGGTTTTTGCCGGGGCTTTCGCGGTAATTGGTATGATTGAAATACTTGTAAACGGCGGTACAGAGTTCGCTTTTTACGCTGCTGCATTATCATGCATTACACTACTGTTTCTGCTTTTGGGCCAACGCCTTGCAAAAGACTATGACGGTGCGCGTACCATAGTAATTTACTTTATACCGGCTGTTTTGCTGCTAAGCTGGCTTTGA
- a CDS encoding OmpH family outer membrane protein, with the protein MKKSLLILGCALAMIACNKTETASTGEGAKTAYVDTAKLLDEYQAAKDIESKYKVKSEEMGRELEGKAQQWKLDAASFRREAQAKGPEWAQLKGQELQKREQELAVMQQTMLQQLQKESGSEMDTLVKQIKKHIKDYGKKNGYEYIYGTGDAATVLYAKDEYDITDKILKELNDKYKPEAKDDKKDEAKKAE; encoded by the coding sequence ATGAAAAAATCATTATTGATATTAGGCTGTGCTCTTGCAATGATTGCATGTAATAAAACTGAAACAGCAAGCACCGGTGAGGGAGCTAAAACAGCTTATGTTGACACCGCTAAACTTCTTGACGAATACCAGGCAGCCAAAGACATTGAATCAAAATACAAAGTAAAGTCGGAAGAAATGGGCCGCGAGCTTGAGGGCAAGGCACAGCAATGGAAGCTTGATGCTGCCAGTTTCCGCAGAGAAGCCCAAGCTAAGGGGCCGGAGTGGGCGCAGCTGAAAGGCCAGGAACTGCAGAAGCGTGAGCAGGAGCTTGCGGTTATGCAGCAAACTATGCTGCAGCAGCTTCAAAAAGAAAGTGGCAGTGAGATGGATACACTTGTAAAGCAGATTAAGAAACACATAAAGGATTACGGCAAGAAAAACGGCTACGAGTACATTTACGGTACCGGTGATGCTGCAACAGTTTTGTATGCAAAAGATGAGTACGATATCACTGATAAGATCCTTAAAGAACTTAACGATAAGTACAAGCCTGAAGCTAAGGATGATAAAAAAGACGAAGCTAAGAAAGCTGAATAA
- a CDS encoding class I SAM-dependent methyltransferase — protein sequence MNFTISYLKVKDHSVSGEEFELLLDPELQLLRTAPQPSIQNLGRYYESEDYISHTDSKRSLFEKLYHAVKQKALRDKVKLITGLTGSKGNLLDIGAGTGDFANEAQKSGWTVTGFEPSEKARAIAKSKGVHLVDDTADLSEGTFDIITMWHVLEHVPDVEKQITELKRLVKPGGHIVIAVPNFKSFDANYYGAYWAAYDVPRHLWHFSKTAIEKLFGVQDIKLVKILPMNFDSFYVSLLSEKYKTGKMSFVKGFITGLRSNMKGMSSGEYSSHIYVLKR from the coding sequence ATGAATTTTACTATCTCTTATCTTAAAGTAAAAGACCATTCCGTTTCGGGAGAAGAGTTTGAACTCCTTCTTGATCCGGAATTACAGCTTTTAAGAACCGCACCTCAGCCGTCTATTCAAAATTTGGGTAGGTATTATGAAAGTGAAGATTATATTTCACACACTGACAGCAAGCGTTCGTTGTTTGAAAAACTTTACCATGCGGTGAAGCAAAAAGCGCTTCGGGATAAGGTAAAGCTCATTACCGGGCTTACAGGTTCAAAAGGCAATTTGCTGGATATTGGTGCCGGTACAGGGGATTTTGCGAATGAAGCTCAAAAGAGCGGGTGGACAGTAACTGGCTTTGAACCCAGTGAAAAAGCCAGGGCTATCGCTAAATCTAAAGGTGTACATTTAGTTGATGATACCGCTGATCTTTCAGAAGGTACTTTTGACATTATTACAATGTGGCATGTGCTGGAACATGTGCCGGATGTGGAGAAGCAGATTACAGAGCTAAAGCGCCTTGTAAAACCCGGAGGCCACATCGTTATTGCTGTGCCTAATTTTAAATCATTTGACGCCAACTATTACGGTGCTTATTGGGCAGCCTATGATGTACCGAGGCACTTATGGCATTTTTCTAAAACTGCAATTGAAAAACTATTTGGTGTGCAGGATATAAAGTTGGTTAAAATCCTCCCTATGAACTTTGACAGTTTTTATGTGAGTCTGCTTTCAGAAAAATATAAAACCGGAAAAATGAGTTTTGTGAAGGGATTTATCACAGGATTGCGCTCGAACATGAAAGGAATGTCGTCAGGAGAGTATTCATCGCATATTTACGTCTTAAAACGGTAG
- the mnmG gene encoding tRNA uridine-5-carboxymethylaminomethyl(34) synthesis enzyme MnmG, translating into MFNEVYDVIVVGAGHAGSEAAAAAANMGSKTLLVTMSLQNIAQMSCNPAMGGIAKGQIVREIDALGGYSGIVSDKTAIQFKMLNKSKGPAMWSPRVQSDRMRFAEEWRLMLERTPNLDFYQEMVAGVIIEDGKIKGIRTSLGIEIKAKSVVLTNGTFLNGLIHIGEKQFGGGRAGEGAAYGITEDLVRAGFTSGRMKTGTPPRVDGRSLDYSKMIEQPGDENPSKFSYLESTKPLTKQRSCWMTYTSEQVHDQLREGFDRSPMFNGRIKSLGPRYCPSIEDKINRFADKDRHQLFVEPEGWDTVEVYVNGFSTSLPEEVQFNALRSVAGFENVKFFRPGYAIEYDYFPPTQLKHTLETKLVEGLYFAGQINGTTGYEEAASQGLMAGINASLKVQGNDPLILKRNEAYIGVLIDDLITKGTEEPYRMFTSRAEYRTLLRQDNADFRLTPMSYEIGLADETRMRRMEKKRDESDAFVNFFKETSATPADANPVLEEKESSLITQPEKMFKLFSRPQIESEDILKFEKVREYIAEHNLDNEVVEQAEIQVKYSGYIEKEKNNADKLNRLEDVKIPSDFDYDRVKSLSYEAKEKMKKIRPVTISQASRISGVSPSDVSVLLIHMGR; encoded by the coding sequence ATGTTTAACGAAGTATATGATGTTATTGTAGTAGGAGCTGGCCACGCGGGTAGCGAGGCTGCTGCTGCTGCTGCGAACATGGGCTCTAAAACCTTGCTAGTTACCATGAGCCTTCAAAACATAGCGCAAATGTCCTGTAACCCTGCTATGGGTGGTATTGCAAAAGGACAGATTGTGCGTGAAATTGATGCGCTTGGCGGATATAGCGGAATTGTTAGTGACAAGACGGCTATACAGTTCAAGATGCTGAATAAATCAAAAGGCCCTGCTATGTGGAGCCCACGTGTGCAGAGCGACCGTATGCGCTTCGCGGAAGAATGGAGGCTTATGCTGGAGCGTACCCCAAATCTTGACTTCTACCAGGAAATGGTGGCAGGTGTTATCATTGAAGATGGTAAGATAAAAGGCATACGGACATCTTTAGGGATTGAGATAAAAGCCAAATCTGTTGTGCTTACTAATGGTACTTTCCTTAATGGGCTGATACATATCGGTGAAAAGCAATTCGGTGGCGGCAGGGCAGGAGAGGGTGCTGCTTACGGCATTACTGAAGATTTAGTCCGTGCCGGGTTTACCTCAGGCAGGATGAAGACAGGAACACCTCCAAGAGTAGATGGCCGCTCACTTGATTATTCTAAAATGATTGAGCAGCCGGGCGATGAAAATCCGTCTAAATTTTCATATCTCGAATCTACTAAGCCTTTGACAAAGCAACGCTCATGCTGGATGACCTATACATCGGAGCAAGTGCACGACCAGTTACGAGAGGGTTTTGACCGCTCGCCTATGTTTAACGGGCGAATCAAGAGCCTTGGCCCACGTTATTGCCCTTCTATCGAAGATAAGATAAACCGCTTTGCGGATAAAGACAGGCACCAGCTTTTTGTGGAGCCGGAGGGTTGGGATACTGTCGAAGTATACGTAAACGGCTTCTCTACATCACTCCCGGAAGAGGTGCAGTTTAATGCACTTCGTTCAGTAGCCGGGTTTGAAAATGTGAAGTTCTTCCGTCCGGGGTATGCTATTGAATACGATTATTTCCCGCCCACACAGCTTAAGCACACGCTTGAAACAAAGCTGGTAGAGGGATTATATTTCGCAGGGCAGATAAACGGCACTACAGGATATGAAGAAGCTGCTTCACAAGGTTTAATGGCTGGTATAAATGCGAGCTTAAAAGTACAAGGTAACGACCCGCTTATTCTCAAACGTAATGAAGCGTATATCGGCGTTTTGATTGATGACCTTATTACTAAAGGTACAGAAGAGCCATACAGGATGTTCACCTCGCGTGCAGAGTACCGCACGCTATTGCGTCAGGATAATGCCGATTTCAGGCTTACACCAATGTCTTATGAAATTGGGCTGGCTGATGAAACACGTATGCGCCGTATGGAGAAGAAGCGCGATGAAAGCGATGCGTTTGTAAATTTCTTTAAGGAAACGAGTGCAACACCTGCTGATGCTAACCCTGTACTTGAGGAAAAAGAGTCATCACTTATCACGCAACCGGAGAAAATGTTTAAGTTATTCTCCCGTCCACAGATTGAATCAGAAGATATACTAAAGTTTGAGAAAGTGCGTGAATATATTGCTGAACATAATCTGGACAATGAAGTTGTAGAGCAGGCAGAGATACAGGTTAAGTATTCTGGATACATCGAAAAAGAAAAGAACAATGCTGACAAGCTTAACAGGCTCGAGGACGTAAAAATCCCTTCAGATTTTGATTATGACAGGGTAAAATCGCTGTCCTATGAAGCTAAGGAGAAGATGAAAAAGATTCGTCCCGTAACCATTTCACAGGCATCACGCATTAGCGGGGTATCACCAAGTGATGTTTCTGTGTTATTAATTCACATGGGTAGATAA